Proteins encoded in a region of the Candidatus Omnitrophota bacterium genome:
- a CDS encoding type II/IV secretion system protein, whose amino-acid sequence MAISREQLIQAAVQRGLVKAQRVKELEGISRRSEDDLLDQIINHERIPIAAFYQAFAETRQLPYINLATVVPSETLCSRVPSAFLSQYMILPIGEHAGKILVAMADPDEAQAISSLEQTLGQKIAIGIAEPMAISTILTRLSFAEGEVPRTSVTVEPESDSVEQLNQILKEAHLRRASDIHLEPQEEGLRVRLRVDGGLQEIMSGLNSSQALSLISRIKVLAEMDIAEQRIPQDGGFTVKPPIPKAERMDMRVATAPSRWGERVTLRVRNKADKNLTLDTLGMSSATLARFHSAIHRPFGMALMTGPTGSGKTTTLYAAINEINRPNLNILTAEDPVESIIPGATQVPVGTSGKVDFAGALRALLRHDPDVLMVGEIRDLETADVAFKAALSGHMVFSSLHSNTASVAIARLTDIGCEPYLIGATLAVVMAHRLVRRLCVECKVARTAGREESILLGNEGAPVQVYSPKGCSHCLGTGFKGRVGMYEALWVDEAVAATITKGGSPHEIEEAAGSNLTPLREDARAKVLEGVTSLEEVMTVAIL is encoded by the coding sequence ATGGCTATCTCCAGAGAACAACTCATTCAAGCAGCTGTGCAGCGCGGTTTGGTCAAAGCCCAACGCGTTAAGGAACTCGAGGGCATTTCCCGCAGATCCGAAGACGACCTGCTGGACCAGATCATCAATCATGAACGCATTCCCATTGCCGCCTTCTACCAAGCCTTTGCCGAGACGCGGCAACTTCCTTACATAAACCTTGCTACGGTCGTACCGTCTGAAACGCTTTGCAGCCGTGTACCCAGTGCCTTTTTGAGCCAGTACATGATCCTTCCCATCGGTGAACACGCAGGAAAGATCCTTGTGGCCATGGCTGATCCGGATGAAGCGCAGGCCATCAGCAGCCTGGAACAAACCCTGGGGCAGAAGATCGCGATCGGCATTGCAGAACCGATGGCTATTTCCACCATCCTGACGCGCCTGAGTTTTGCGGAAGGCGAAGTGCCCAGGACTTCTGTCACGGTCGAGCCCGAGTCCGACTCCGTTGAACAGCTCAATCAGATTCTCAAGGAAGCGCACTTGCGCCGCGCTTCGGATATCCATCTGGAGCCTCAAGAAGAGGGGCTTCGCGTGCGCCTGCGCGTCGACGGCGGCCTGCAGGAAATTATGTCGGGGCTTAATTCCAGCCAAGCGTTAAGCCTTATTTCGCGCATCAAAGTTTTGGCGGAAATGGATATTGCCGAGCAACGCATCCCCCAGGACGGCGGATTCACAGTCAAGCCTCCCATCCCAAAAGCCGAGCGCATGGACATGCGTGTAGCCACCGCGCCTTCCCGCTGGGGCGAACGCGTCACCTTACGTGTACGCAACAAGGCGGACAAGAATCTCACCCTCGATACCTTGGGTATGTCGTCCGCAACCTTGGCCCGGTTTCATTCGGCAATTCATCGTCCCTTTGGCATGGCACTGATGACCGGGCCTACGGGAAGCGGCAAGACTACCACCCTGTATGCGGCCATCAACGAAATCAACCGTCCAAATTTGAACATACTCACAGCAGAAGATCCGGTGGAAAGCATTATTCCCGGGGCCACACAGGTCCCGGTAGGCACGAGCGGCAAAGTGGACTTTGCCGGAGCCTTGCGCGCCTTGCTGCGGCACGATCCGGATGTGTTGATGGTAGGTGAGATCCGCGACTTGGAAACCGCAGACGTGGCCTTCAAGGCAGCTCTTTCCGGACACATGGTCTTCTCCAGCCTGCATTCCAACACGGCATCTGTGGCGATTGCGCGGCTCACGGATATCGGGTGCGAACCCTATTTGATCGGCGCGACCTTAGCAGTAGTCATGGCCCATCGCCTGGTGCGCCGACTATGTGTCGAATGCAAAGTCGCGCGCACAGCCGGCCGCGAAGAGTCGATACTGCTCGGCAACGAAGGGGCCCCTGTTCAAGTCTATTCGCCTAAGGGATGCTCCCACTGTTTAGGCACGGGATTTAAGGGAAGGGTCGGAATGTACGAGGCCCTTTGGGTGGATGAAGCCGTAGCAGCCACGATTACCAAGGGCGGCTCCCCCCATGAGATTGAAGAGGCGGCCGGCAGCAACCTGACGCCGTTGCGCGAGGATGCGCGCGCAAAAGTATTGGAAGGCGTGACGAGTCTGGAAGAGGTAATGACCGTCGCGATCTTATAG
- the def gene encoding peptide deformylase, translating to MANILKISRIGHPVLREIAKEVDPELIGTPDFQRFLVEMVETMREYNGVGLAAPQVHVPLQVAVLEVKTYNERYGKTEEIVPLTFMINPQLAGTSGGQVLDWEGCLSVPGLRGEVPRWERITVKYLDREGSPQTLEAEGFHARVIQHEWDHLQGMVYLDRMKDMRSLSFNEEFSRYQL from the coding sequence ATGGCAAATATACTGAAGATTTCCAGAATTGGCCATCCTGTTTTAAGGGAAATCGCCAAGGAAGTGGATCCGGAGCTGATTGGCACTCCGGACTTCCAGCGATTTCTCGTGGAAATGGTTGAGACCATGCGTGAATACAACGGCGTGGGTCTCGCCGCGCCGCAGGTGCACGTGCCCTTACAGGTGGCGGTCCTGGAAGTGAAGACCTACAACGAGCGGTACGGCAAGACGGAAGAGATCGTGCCGCTCACCTTTATGATTAACCCGCAGCTCGCAGGCACGAGTGGAGGGCAAGTCTTGGATTGGGAAGGCTGCCTGAGTGTTCCCGGGTTGCGGGGTGAGGTTCCTCGTTGGGAGCGCATCACAGTCAAGTACTTGGATCGCGAAGGCTCGCCGCAAACTCTTGAGGCTGAAGGATTCCACGCGCGCGTTATTCAACATGAATGGGATCACTTGCAGGGGATGGTTTACCTGGACCGCATGAAGGATATGCGGAGCTTAAGCTTTAATGAAGAGTTTTCGCGGTATCAGCTATAA
- a CDS encoding peptidylprolyl isomerase, protein MPDSSAAGKNPQAKIETNLGTIVIELRADEAPNTVANFVKLSKDGFYDGIIFHRVIPRFMIQGGDPTGTGTGGPGYQFEDEFSPRLRHDKPGVLSMANSGPNTNGSQFFITTVPTPWLDDHHSVFGYVVEGIDVVEAISNVQRDARDKPADDVVMEKVTVIE, encoded by the coding sequence ATGCCAGATAGTTCTGCGGCCGGGAAGAATCCACAGGCCAAAATTGAAACAAACTTGGGTACGATTGTCATTGAGCTTCGGGCGGACGAAGCGCCGAATACAGTCGCTAATTTTGTGAAGCTCAGCAAGGACGGATTCTACGACGGGATTATTTTTCATCGCGTCATTCCAAGGTTTATGATCCAGGGCGGGGACCCCACCGGTACGGGTACGGGCGGCCCGGGCTACCAGTTTGAGGATGAATTCTCCCCCAGGCTGCGCCATGACAAACCGGGTGTGCTTTCTATGGCCAATAGCGGCCCCAATACCAACGGCAGCCAGTTCTTCATTACAACGGTACCCACGCCTTGGCTGGACGATCATCACAGTGTTTTTGGATACGTGGTCGAAGGAATAGATGTGGTGGAAGCCATCTCCAACGTGCAGCGCGATGCGCGCGACAAACCGGCGGATGATGTGGTGATGGAGAAGGTGACCGTAATCGAATAA
- a CDS encoding 7-cyano-7-deazaguanine synthase, with product MVRNATPHKVLDSVCVLVSGGLDSGVLLSQLSQRFKRIYPLYVATGARWEAAEQYWLGRLLRALGPRLGTSFIEPLRVLTLDVSDLYPPHWSLNNGPVPAAADPDESVFLPGRNLLLLSKALVFCQLQGIGNVALGILRGNPFADSRMPFFRALEQVSETGLENTIRIHTPLAESSKVSAIQSAPGMPLEWTFSCIDPEGFIHCGVCQKCGERRTAFEKAGLVDRTEYACTAEEGRVAIS from the coding sequence ATGGTTCGCAATGCCACGCCCCACAAGGTCTTGGATTCGGTTTGCGTTCTTGTGAGCGGGGGGCTGGACTCGGGTGTGCTGTTATCCCAATTGTCCCAACGCTTTAAAAGAATCTATCCTCTCTATGTGGCCACAGGGGCGCGCTGGGAAGCGGCTGAGCAATATTGGCTCGGACGCTTATTGAGAGCCTTGGGCCCCCGGCTCGGCACGAGTTTCATTGAGCCGCTTCGGGTGCTCACCCTGGATGTCTCGGATTTGTATCCGCCGCATTGGAGTCTGAACAACGGCCCTGTGCCTGCCGCTGCAGATCCTGACGAAAGCGTGTTTTTGCCCGGCCGGAATCTGCTGCTTTTGTCCAAGGCCTTGGTCTTTTGCCAGTTGCAGGGAATCGGGAATGTGGCCTTGGGTATCCTCAGGGGCAATCCTTTTGCGGATAGCCGCATGCCGTTCTTTAGGGCCCTGGAGCAGGTGAGTGAAACGGGTCTGGAGAATACCATCCGCATTCATACTCCCTTGGCGGAATCTTCCAAGGTCTCGGCAATTCAATCCGCGCCGGGCATGCCGCTGGAATGGACATTTTCTTGTATTGACCCCGAGGGTTTTATTCACTGCGGAGTTTGTCAGAAGTGCGGGGAACGGCGCACGGCGTTCGAAAAGGCCGGGCTCGTGGATCGTACGGAGTACGCGTGCACAGCGGAGGAGGGAAGAGTTGCGATTTCTTAG
- a CDS encoding 6-carboxytetrahydropterin synthase has translation MYRVTKEINFCYGHRLLNYEGKCRHLHGHNGRVLIELEAEQLDSRGMVVDFGDIKRTLQAWIDENLDHKILLNKEDPIIPHLRELNEAFFTMNENPTAEAISRLIFEYAVSQGLNVIQVTLWETPTSYASFCPAGQGAWRPE, from the coding sequence ATGTACCGCGTAACCAAAGAAATCAATTTCTGTTACGGGCACCGTCTTCTCAACTACGAGGGCAAATGCAGGCACCTGCACGGCCACAATGGCCGGGTCCTCATCGAGCTGGAGGCCGAGCAGCTCGACTCCCGCGGCATGGTCGTGGACTTCGGCGATATCAAACGCACGCTTCAAGCCTGGATCGACGAAAACCTCGACCACAAGATCCTCCTCAATAAGGAAGACCCGATCATCCCGCATCTGCGGGAACTCAACGAGGCCTTCTTCACCATGAACGAAAATCCCACGGCCGAGGCCATCTCGCGCCTCATTTTTGAATACGCCGTGTCCCAAGGCCTCAATGTAATTCAGGTCACGCTCTGGGAAACGCCCACCTCCTACGCCAGCTTCTGCCCTGCCGGCCAAGGCGCATGGAGGCCTGAATGA
- a CDS encoding sodium-dependent transporter produces the protein MTQRERWASRPAFIMAAIGSAIGLGNVWRFPYVAYSNGGGAFLIPYFVALFTAGIPLLVLEFGLGQMMQGSSPKSLAKIHRKWEWVGWWALMVGSMIAFYYCVVLGYCWNYLYHSFTLAWGQTPAEARDFFFNQFLQITGDPGTIGGIRWPILIGLALAWMANYWVIVNGVKRIGQVVMWMVPVPIIFLIILFVRAMTLPGAMDGIAYYLTPDFSQLLNGRVWLAAYSQIFFSLSLGFGILMAYASHLPRDAEITNNAFITALANCGFSFFAGFVVFSTLGFLAHATGAPVESVIDKGPGLAFVIYPAAISQLPFWSQLFGVLFFVTLLFLGIDSAFSIVEAIVTGLNDKWDIPRPLITKAFCLLGFLAGIPFCTRAGLYWLDIVDNWMSNFGLAAVGFAECVIVGWMWNTRKLTHHLDKVSEIPAGHGWEFCVRVITPAVLGITLVMSLIEEFKRPYENYPIWALFMGGWCVTVAVAIFGMLVARIKPVKTFVDNPEDNVS, from the coding sequence ATGACTCAGCGGGAACGCTGGGCCAGCCGCCCCGCCTTTATCATGGCGGCCATCGGCAGCGCTATCGGTCTGGGCAATGTATGGCGATTTCCCTATGTCGCCTATTCCAACGGCGGCGGCGCCTTTCTCATCCCCTACTTTGTTGCGCTATTCACTGCCGGCATCCCGCTCTTGGTTTTGGAGTTCGGCCTCGGACAAATGATGCAAGGCTCTTCACCCAAGTCCCTGGCCAAGATTCATCGCAAATGGGAGTGGGTGGGCTGGTGGGCCCTGATGGTCGGATCCATGATTGCGTTCTATTACTGCGTCGTCCTGGGCTACTGCTGGAATTATCTGTATCACAGCTTCACGCTCGCCTGGGGCCAAACACCCGCCGAAGCAAGAGACTTTTTCTTCAACCAATTCCTGCAAATCACCGGTGACCCCGGCACCATCGGCGGCATTCGCTGGCCCATTTTAATCGGCCTGGCCCTGGCTTGGATGGCCAATTACTGGGTCATCGTCAATGGCGTCAAACGCATCGGCCAAGTTGTGATGTGGATGGTGCCGGTCCCGATTATCTTTTTGATTATCCTTTTTGTGCGAGCCATGACCCTGCCCGGCGCAATGGACGGCATCGCCTATTACCTCACACCGGATTTCAGCCAGCTTCTCAATGGCCGTGTCTGGCTGGCCGCGTATTCACAAATCTTTTTCTCATTGAGCCTGGGCTTCGGCATTCTCATGGCTTACGCCAGCCATTTGCCCCGCGATGCGGAAATCACAAATAACGCCTTTATTACCGCCCTGGCCAATTGCGGGTTTAGTTTCTTTGCCGGCTTTGTGGTTTTCAGCACCTTGGGATTTTTGGCGCACGCCACAGGCGCCCCGGTTGAATCGGTAATCGACAAGGGCCCGGGACTGGCCTTTGTGATTTACCCGGCCGCCATCTCCCAACTCCCGTTTTGGTCCCAACTCTTCGGCGTATTGTTCTTCGTGACGCTGCTCTTCCTGGGCATCGACTCGGCGTTTTCGATTGTGGAGGCCATTGTCACGGGCCTGAACGACAAGTGGGATATCCCCCGCCCGCTCATCACCAAAGCTTTTTGCTTGCTGGGTTTTTTGGCGGGCATTCCGTTTTGCACACGCGCAGGGCTCTACTGGTTGGATATTGTCGACAACTGGATGAGTAACTTCGGCCTTGCCGCAGTGGGCTTTGCGGAATGCGTGATCGTTGGATGGATGTGGAATACCCGAAAACTCACCCACCACCTGGACAAGGTTTCGGAAATTCCCGCAGGCCACGGCTGGGAATTTTGCGTCAGGGTCATCACTCCAGCGGTACTGGGGATCACCTTGGTCATGAGCCTCATCGAAGAATTTAAACGCCCCTACGAAAACTATCCTATCTGGGCGCTCTTTATGGGAGGTTGGTGCGTGACCGTGGCCGTGGCGATTTTCGGCATGTTGGTTGCCCGCATTAAGCCGGTCAAAACCTTTGTCGATAATCCGGAGGACAATGTGTCATGA
- a CDS encoding MetS family NSS transporter small subunit, translating into MNASAIVMLLVGCTVLYGGLALCVGIALEHEALKKRASRRKH; encoded by the coding sequence ATGAACGCCTCCGCCATTGTCATGCTCTTAGTCGGTTGTACCGTGCTTTACGGCGGACTCGCCTTGTGCGTCGGGATCGCGTTGGAACACGAAGCTCTCAAGAAGCGTGCTTCCCGCAGAAAACACTAA
- a CDS encoding gamma carbonic anhydrase family protein, whose protein sequence is MTEIDQILTYKDKTPVIGEGVFIAPGARVVGDVTLKKNASIWYNAVLRADLNAITIGENTNVQDGAVLHVDRDAPCILGDNVIVGHSATVHGAVVEDQVLIGIGATVLSHARIGKGSVVGAGALIKEGQEVLPGSLVVGVPARLSRKLSEEQQAMILDGVKVYLRLKDAHASGQSRLV, encoded by the coding sequence ATGACTGAAATTGATCAAATTCTGACATACAAAGACAAGACACCTGTAATAGGGGAAGGTGTATTTATTGCGCCGGGCGCGCGAGTTGTCGGCGATGTGACGCTCAAGAAGAACGCCAGTATTTGGTACAACGCGGTTCTGCGCGCGGACCTCAATGCCATTACGATCGGCGAGAACACCAATGTCCAGGACGGGGCTGTGCTGCATGTGGATAGAGATGCGCCCTGTATATTAGGGGATAACGTGATTGTCGGCCACTCCGCCACGGTGCACGGGGCTGTTGTGGAAGACCAGGTGCTCATCGGGATCGGGGCCACAGTGCTTTCGCACGCCCGGATCGGCAAGGGGAGTGTGGTGGGGGCAGGCGCCCTGATTAAGGAAGGCCAGGAGGTGTTGCCGGGTTCACTGGTGGTGGGCGTTCCCGCACGCTTGTCGCGAAAGCTCAGCGAGGAACAGCAGGCCATGATCCTGGACGGGGTGAAAGTCTACCTGCGGCTCAAAGATGCGCATGCGTCCGGGCAGAGTAGACTTGTTTGA
- a CDS encoding aldehyde dehydrogenase family protein translates to MSGLIPFRGNYIDGKFTRPNQQGQVSQSPGNLDQPVGVWCSDPKHADRAVCAAQKSFAQWSHVSRKHRVSALKHFARAVSRGREELAVLISREVGKPLWEARQEAAAVVSKIDVTLEHANTALNGYEVAVRKGVNGQCAYRPRGVMVVMGPFNFPAYLATGQIAPALLAGNTVVFKPSEEAPFVGQWLAQAWYSARLPKGVFNLVQGAAEVGRALVAHPGIRGVLFTGSVPTGLVLRHALVDRPEVFLGLEMGGKNPVIVLSDASLSIAAYEACVGAFITAGQRCTSGSRILVERKVVDPFVHRLLKNVDRMQVGDPADPSVFMGPLINAQAVERHRQVCAWAGKEGFKPLREGKNFKAGVRGYYRTPSVHLAQQRLKGAGSAYRDEEHFVPDMAIYAVEDLDEALALANATDYGLAAAVFTRSKRKFEHAFRRLEAGVINWNHSTVKASPKLPFGGRKRSGNDAPAGIAVLGTCVYPVASLSDSRVAKDRESYPGLIR, encoded by the coding sequence ATGTCTGGTTTGATTCCGTTTCGCGGTAATTACATTGACGGCAAGTTCACGCGTCCCAATCAGCAGGGTCAGGTCTCCCAGAGTCCGGGCAACTTGGACCAACCCGTGGGTGTTTGGTGTTCGGATCCCAAACACGCGGATCGTGCGGTTTGCGCGGCACAGAAGAGTTTTGCCCAGTGGTCTCATGTTTCCCGCAAGCATCGTGTATCTGCGCTCAAGCATTTTGCCCGCGCAGTGTCCAGGGGCCGGGAAGAGCTCGCTGTTCTTATTAGTAGAGAGGTGGGGAAGCCTCTGTGGGAGGCCCGGCAGGAAGCGGCGGCGGTGGTGTCCAAGATCGACGTCACTTTGGAGCACGCCAATACCGCCCTGAACGGCTATGAAGTGGCTGTGCGCAAGGGCGTGAACGGGCAGTGTGCCTACAGGCCGCGTGGCGTGATGGTTGTGATGGGGCCTTTTAACTTTCCCGCGTATTTGGCCACAGGCCAGATCGCGCCCGCGCTTTTGGCCGGCAACACCGTGGTGTTCAAGCCTTCGGAAGAAGCGCCCTTTGTTGGGCAGTGGCTCGCGCAGGCCTGGTACAGCGCCAGGCTTCCCAAAGGTGTCTTTAACCTGGTGCAAGGCGCTGCGGAAGTGGGGCGCGCTTTGGTGGCGCATCCGGGGATCCGCGGGGTGCTTTTCACAGGTTCGGTGCCTACGGGCCTGGTGTTGAGGCACGCGCTGGTGGACCGGCCGGAGGTTTTTTTGGGTTTGGAGATGGGCGGCAAGAATCCGGTGATCGTTTTGTCGGACGCTTCTTTATCCATCGCGGCCTACGAGGCCTGCGTGGGCGCCTTTATTACTGCGGGTCAGCGCTGTACCTCCGGCAGCCGCATTTTAGTGGAGCGCAAAGTCGTGGATCCTTTTGTGCATCGCCTGCTCAAGAATGTGGACCGCATGCAGGTGGGGGATCCGGCAGACCCCTCAGTCTTTATGGGGCCTTTGATTAATGCGCAGGCTGTGGAGAGGCACCGCCAGGTGTGCGCATGGGCGGGTAAAGAAGGCTTTAAGCCGCTGCGCGAGGGAAAGAATTTCAAGGCAGGTGTGCGGGGTTATTACCGCACGCCTTCTGTGCATTTAGCCCAGCAACGGCTCAAGGGAGCCGGGAGCGCCTATCGTGACGAGGAACACTTTGTGCCGGACATGGCGATCTACGCTGTCGAGGATTTGGATGAAGCCTTGGCTTTGGCAAATGCTACGGACTACGGCTTGGCAGCCGCAGTTTTCACACGGTCCAAACGAAAATTTGAGCACGCGTTTAGGCGTCTGGAGGCCGGGGTCATCAATTGGAATCATTCCACGGTCAAGGCCTCGCCGAAATTGCCCTTTGGCGGCCGCAAGCGCAGCGGAAATGATGCGCCGGCAGGGATCGCTGTGCTGGGGACGTGTGTGTATCCCGTGGCGTCTTTGAGTGATTCACGTGTTGCTAAGGATAGAGAGTCTTACCCCGGTTTGATACGCTGA
- a CDS encoding arginine N-succinyltransferase yields MNHKFLIRNAGPKDFSQVMKLAKSLDSYNLPNDRTYIRELLSLSEKSFAGRVEDPVRARYLFVAENIGTQKLAGAALIVAQHGKQTMPHLYLDREEIQASSSTLGIDRARERWRLRWTLNGPTELGGLVVLPAYRGKGRRVGCLVSLARFAYMAGHRNRFRSRVLVEFMGHWENGRNSFWEQVAQPFLGMSYEKADRLSAINREFIMGLFPKEPIYTELLSEAARSEIGKMSEGAELASRILKRAGFEFLNQVCPFDAGPHYGVQTADISYIQNTQSLRLLGTGSVAKSAEAIVMSEPKRGEVRAVFSRVRRPKGGGCILPKPIADILEISEGGEVAVCLV; encoded by the coding sequence GTGAACCACAAGTTCCTCATTCGCAACGCAGGCCCCAAAGACTTCAGCCAGGTAATGAAACTGGCAAAATCTCTGGACTCCTACAATCTCCCGAACGATCGCACGTATATCCGCGAGCTCCTGTCCCTATCCGAAAAATCCTTTGCGGGCCGCGTCGAGGATCCGGTGCGAGCGCGCTATTTGTTTGTGGCTGAGAACATCGGAACGCAAAAGCTCGCGGGAGCGGCGCTGATTGTGGCGCAGCACGGAAAGCAGACCATGCCGCATCTATACCTGGACCGTGAAGAAATCCAGGCGAGCAGCAGCACCTTGGGCATTGATCGAGCGCGGGAGCGTTGGCGCTTACGCTGGACCTTGAACGGTCCTACGGAATTGGGAGGCCTTGTGGTGCTGCCTGCATACCGCGGAAAGGGCCGCCGCGTGGGGTGTTTGGTCTCACTGGCCCGTTTTGCGTATATGGCCGGCCACCGGAATCGTTTTCGTTCGCGTGTGCTGGTGGAATTTATGGGGCATTGGGAAAACGGCCGGAACAGTTTTTGGGAGCAGGTAGCTCAACCCTTTTTGGGCATGAGCTACGAGAAGGCGGATCGCTTGAGCGCCATCAATCGTGAATTTATCATGGGGCTTTTTCCAAAGGAACCGATCTATACCGAACTTCTGAGTGAAGCGGCGCGCAGCGAGATCGGCAAGATGAGCGAGGGAGCGGAACTTGCTTCGCGCATTTTGAAACGTGCGGGGTTTGAATTTCTCAACCAAGTGTGTCCTTTTGATGCAGGCCCGCACTACGGTGTGCAGACTGCGGATATTAGCTATATCCAAAACACACAGAGCCTGAGACTTCTCGGTACGGGGTCTGTGGCCAAATCCGCGGAGGCCATTGTGATGTCCGAGCCCAAGCGCGGGGAGGTGCGGGCGGTTTTTTCAAGAGTGCGCAGGCCCAAGGGCGGAGGCTGCATCTTGCCGAAGCCTATTGCAGATATTCTGGAGATCAGTGAAGGCGGCGAGGTGGCGGTATGTCTGGTTTGA
- a CDS encoding M20/M25/M40 family metallo-hydrolase has protein sequence MSASSKSLPISGLDPVKLASQFIRINTISSRSNKDLALWVGNCLQSLGFEVSYQPVRLSGQRHLNVIGYLGEGRWPMGFLTHTDTVPPTPKEAWTSTGGRPWSPVIKGRYLYGLGVADVKSDLAAKLAAFSRINANELKRPIAMFATCAEETGLQGAKALAQKAGLQKPAELWVGEPSELRLVTRHKGYLVVEVELKLRHRPKVRKGRRIVFRGKTAHSATPHLGQNALVAALEFLTKTWGRSPQTEVLEVQAGTVANKVPERCELVLGEAGSHGLPLRDLMDWLRDYEARAKRLKRRVSSAFDPPQLSITPTRLRVNGHRLVLTLDHRLMPGQRAEDYLLLMEQSLEEYFKPARFRLKVERNNPALSTASNESIVRSGKRVLREMDLDEPPATKPTCTEAGILAEAWRIPAVVFGPGKSTGNIHRPNERTGLKQIYQAAQFYEKIIRAGSRGT, from the coding sequence TTGAGCGCCTCTTCAAAGTCCCTTCCAATATCCGGGCTGGATCCTGTCAAGCTCGCCAGCCAATTCATACGAATCAACACGATCAGCTCCCGTTCCAACAAAGACCTTGCCCTATGGGTGGGGAACTGTTTGCAAAGCCTGGGCTTTGAAGTCAGCTACCAGCCCGTGCGTCTGTCAGGGCAGCGGCATCTCAATGTGATTGGGTATTTGGGCGAGGGCCGCTGGCCCATGGGATTCCTGACGCACACTGACACGGTGCCGCCGACACCTAAAGAAGCCTGGACCTCAACCGGCGGCAGGCCTTGGAGCCCTGTGATCAAGGGGCGCTATCTCTATGGCCTGGGTGTCGCGGATGTAAAATCCGATTTAGCAGCCAAGCTCGCCGCGTTCTCCCGGATCAATGCCAATGAACTCAAACGCCCCATCGCGATGTTTGCCACCTGCGCGGAGGAAACCGGTTTGCAGGGCGCCAAAGCTTTGGCGCAAAAGGCTGGATTGCAAAAGCCCGCAGAACTTTGGGTCGGCGAACCCTCGGAACTGCGATTGGTCACCCGGCACAAAGGGTATTTGGTAGTGGAAGTGGAACTCAAACTCAGGCATCGGCCCAAAGTGCGCAAAGGCCGGCGCATTGTGTTTCGGGGTAAGACCGCACACAGCGCCACACCGCATTTGGGGCAGAATGCCTTAGTGGCGGCGTTGGAGTTCTTGACAAAAACTTGGGGCCGCTCACCCCAGACTGAAGTGCTTGAAGTGCAGGCCGGCACCGTTGCCAACAAAGTGCCGGAACGCTGTGAGCTGGTCCTGGGCGAGGCAGGCAGTCATGGGCTGCCTTTGCGGGATCTGATGGATTGGTTGCGGGATTATGAAGCACGCGCCAAGCGCCTGAAGCGCCGCGTGAGCAGCGCGTTCGATCCTCCCCAACTGAGCATCACCCCTACCAGACTTCGCGTGAACGGACATCGTCTTGTTCTCACCCTGGATCACCGGCTCATGCCTGGCCAGAGAGCAGAGGACTACCTCTTATTAATGGAGCAGTCATTGGAGGAGTACTTCAAGCCTGCCCGGTTCAGGCTAAAGGTAGAGCGGAACAATCCGGCTTTGAGCACAGCGTCCAATGAGTCTATTGTGCGTTCGGGAAAACGCGTGTTGCGGGAGATGGATTTGGATGAACCCCCGGCAACCAAGCCGACGTGCACGGAGGCCGGAATATTGGCGGAGGCCTGGAGAATTCCCGCTGTAGTGTTCGGCCCCGGCAAGTCTACGGGAAATATCCACCGGCCCAATGAACGAACCGGGCTAAAGCAGATTTATCAGGCTGCGCAATTCTATGAGAAAATAATCAGGGCCGGTTCTCGAGGAACCTAG
- a CDS encoding ACT domain-containing protein, translating to MIRIAKQISVFLENRPGLMARITGILAEGQMNISALSVHDTVDHAVVRLVVDQHIKAVLLLERQGLYITENDVAVVDLFNRPGALTHVARALAHADINIQYAYCTATDGQGQGSLVLKTDNIERTLDVLSKLEW from the coding sequence ATGATTCGCATTGCAAAGCAGATTTCCGTTTTTCTCGAAAACCGCCCCGGTCTGATGGCCCGCATCACCGGCATCCTCGCCGAAGGTCAGATGAATATCAGCGCCCTTTCCGTGCACGATACGGTGGACCACGCTGTAGTCCGGCTGGTAGTGGACCAGCACATCAAGGCCGTTCTTCTGCTGGAGCGCCAAGGGCTCTACATCACGGAAAACGATGTGGCGGTCGTGGATCTCTTTAACCGGCCCGGCGCGCTCACGCATGTGGCGCGCGCCCTTGCCCACGCGGACATCAATATCCAATACGCCTATTGCACAGCCACCGATGGCCAGGGCCAGGGATCCTTAGTGCTCAAAACAGACAATATCGAGCGCACCCTGGATGTGCTGTCAAAGCTAGAATGGTAA